A window of Agrobacterium tumefaciens contains these coding sequences:
- a CDS encoding solute carrier family 23 protein, giving the protein MSDRGGYFPRWRLKTEGRILPDERLPAGQTAVLGLQHVVAMFGSTVLAPLIMGFDPNVSILFSGISTLIFFIAVGGRVPSYLGSSFAFIGPVLVATGAAAGAASPNIALALGGIIAAGMLYALIGVIVMIAGHNWIEKLMPPVLTGAIVAAIGLVLAPIAIASASGSGPGNPDGDQLSRWIAILTVASVGAIAVYAPGMARRLPILLGGAIAYIAYLVVANGLGLGKPVDFSGVAAASWFGLPTFTAPVFSASAITLIAPVVVILVAENLGHIKAIGAMTGQNLDRYLGRAFIGDGLATMFSGAFGGTGMTTYAENMGVMAITRIFSTLVFVVAALVAILLGFSPKFGALIQTIPGPVIGGLSVVVFGLIAATAGRIWVENKVDFSEPRNLITVGIALVLGAGNFKLNVAGFTLDGIGTATIGAIAFYHLLGLGRSTGAK; this is encoded by the coding sequence ATGAGCGATAGGGGTGGATATTTTCCGCGTTGGAGACTGAAAACCGAAGGGCGCATCCTGCCCGATGAGCGGTTGCCCGCCGGACAGACGGCTGTGCTTGGGCTGCAGCATGTCGTTGCGATGTTCGGTTCTACGGTTCTAGCCCCGCTGATCATGGGTTTCGACCCCAACGTCTCGATCCTGTTTTCCGGTATCTCGACGCTGATCTTCTTCATCGCCGTTGGCGGTCGCGTTCCAAGCTATCTTGGCTCGTCCTTCGCATTTATCGGGCCCGTGCTTGTTGCAACGGGTGCCGCTGCCGGTGCCGCGAGCCCGAATATTGCCCTGGCGCTCGGCGGCATCATCGCAGCCGGTATGCTCTATGCGTTGATCGGCGTTATCGTCATGATCGCCGGACACAACTGGATCGAGAAACTGATGCCGCCGGTTTTGACGGGCGCGATCGTCGCGGCGATCGGCCTCGTTCTCGCGCCTATTGCGATTGCCAGCGCTTCCGGCTCTGGTCCCGGTAATCCCGATGGCGACCAGCTCTCGCGTTGGATTGCGATCCTGACTGTCGCATCAGTCGGTGCCATTGCCGTCTATGCGCCCGGCATGGCGCGCCGCCTGCCGATCCTCCTGGGTGGTGCCATTGCCTATATCGCCTATCTCGTGGTGGCAAACGGCCTCGGTCTCGGCAAACCCGTCGACTTTAGCGGCGTCGCAGCTGCATCATGGTTCGGTCTGCCGACTTTCACCGCTCCGGTGTTTTCCGCATCCGCCATCACGCTGATTGCGCCCGTGGTCGTTATCCTTGTTGCTGAAAATCTGGGGCATATCAAAGCGATCGGCGCAATGACCGGCCAGAACCTCGACCGTTATCTCGGGCGCGCCTTTATCGGTGATGGTCTAGCGACGATGTTTTCCGGCGCCTTCGGCGGAACCGGCATGACGACTTATGCCGAAAACATGGGCGTCATGGCGATCACCCGCATTTTCTCGACGCTCGTGTTCGTTGTTGCGGCACTGGTCGCCATCCTCCTCGGTTTCTCACCGAAGTTCGGTGCGCTGATCCAGACAATACCGGGACCCGTTATCGGCGGGCTGTCCGTTGTCGTTTTTGGCCTGATTGCCGCGACTGCGGGCCGCATCTGGGTTGAAAACAAGGTAGATTTTTCCGAGCCACGCAACCTCATCACCGTCGGTATCGCGCTTGTTCTCGGTGCCGGCAACTTCAAGCTCAACGTCGCCGGCTTCACGCTTGACGGTATCGGCACGGCGACGATCGGCGCGATTGCCTTTTATCATCTGCTGGGCCTCGGCAGATCAACGGGCGCGAAGTGA
- a CDS encoding LysR substrate-binding domain-containing protein, which produces MVRQFLPLNGLRAFEASARHLSFTRAAIELCVTQAAVSQQVKGLERRLGVALFQRLPRGLKITAEGEALLPTVTSSFDQMATTLDRIEAGHVRELLFLGVVGTFAVGWLLPRLAAFQKRYPFIDVRISTNNNRVDMAAEGLDFAVRYGQGSWHGTDAFRLFEAPLSPLCTPKLAETLKTPTDLMEATLLRSYRADEWSTWFAAAGVTPAAQVNAGIVFDTSLGMMEAALQGLGVALAPPSMFSRHLASGAIVQPFPVTISLGSYWLTRLQSKPPTPAMQAFSEWMFETIGSS; this is translated from the coding sequence ATGGTACGGCAATTTCTTCCCCTGAACGGTCTGCGGGCTTTTGAAGCCTCCGCCCGGCATCTGAGTTTTACCCGTGCGGCCATCGAGCTTTGCGTGACCCAAGCGGCTGTGAGCCAGCAGGTGAAGGGGTTGGAGAGACGTCTTGGCGTGGCGCTTTTCCAACGGCTTCCGCGCGGTTTGAAAATCACGGCCGAAGGCGAGGCACTGCTCCCGACGGTTACCAGTTCCTTCGACCAGATGGCAACGACGCTTGACAGGATCGAAGCCGGACACGTGCGCGAATTGCTGTTTCTGGGCGTCGTCGGCACTTTCGCCGTGGGCTGGCTGCTGCCACGGCTGGCGGCTTTTCAAAAGCGATACCCGTTTATCGACGTCAGGATTTCGACAAACAACAACCGAGTGGATATGGCGGCCGAGGGCCTTGATTTTGCCGTTCGTTATGGCCAGGGCTCATGGCACGGCACCGATGCATTCCGGCTCTTCGAGGCGCCGCTTTCCCCGCTGTGCACGCCGAAACTCGCAGAGACACTAAAAACTCCCACCGACCTCATGGAAGCGACCTTGCTGCGCAGTTACCGTGCGGATGAATGGAGCACCTGGTTTGCAGCGGCCGGCGTGACGCCCGCCGCGCAGGTCAACGCGGGTATTGTCTTCGATACCTCGCTTGGAATGATGGAAGCCGCGCTTCAGGGGCTTGGCGTTGCGCTTGCGCCACCATCGATGTTTTCACGGCATCTTGCCTCGGGTGCGATCGTTCAGCCATTTCCCGTTACGATTTCGCTCGGGAGCTATTGGCTCACCCGGCTGCAATCAAAACCGCCGACACCAGCGATGCAGGCGTTTTCCGAGTGGATGTTTGAGACGATTGGTTCCTCCTAA
- the ampC gene encoding class C beta-lactamase: protein MKFTRRHIALAALLSTGLSVQASAADEAELRAAADAAIRPIMEKNGIPGMAVGITVDGQSQVFTYGVASTETRAAVTPQTLFELGSISKTFTATLSAYAALNGQLSLEGKVADYVPALKGKPFGNVQLYHLSTHTAGGFPLQVPDDVKTEEQLMSYLKGWKPSYRAGTHRSYANPSIGMLGYITAKAMGQGFDDAMHNTLFSALGLKNTFTVVPKAKMDDYAQGYKKNGDPVRLTPGVLSSEAYGVRSTADDMIRFVNANMALEKLDAKIQQAVTATHTGYFSVGPMTQDMVWEQFAYPVSLNTLSEANSGALVKTVPVTAISPPMAPRKDVLINKTGSTNGFGAYVAFIPERKIGIVILANKFYPNVERVRAAYEILAAIEKR from the coding sequence ATGAAATTCACCCGCCGACATATCGCATTGGCTGCCTTGCTCTCGACGGGCCTTTCCGTGCAGGCATCTGCCGCCGATGAGGCCGAGCTGAGAGCGGCAGCCGACGCCGCCATCAGGCCGATCATGGAGAAGAACGGCATTCCCGGCATGGCCGTTGGCATCACTGTTGACGGACAGAGCCAAGTCTTCACCTACGGCGTCGCCTCAACCGAAACGCGCGCGGCGGTTACGCCGCAGACGCTGTTCGAACTCGGCTCGATCAGCAAGACCTTTACCGCGACGCTCAGCGCCTATGCCGCACTAAATGGTCAGCTTTCGCTTGAGGGGAAGGTTGCGGACTATGTTCCGGCGCTGAAGGGCAAGCCTTTTGGCAACGTCCAACTTTATCATCTCAGCACCCATACGGCAGGCGGCTTTCCCTTGCAGGTGCCGGACGACGTGAAAACGGAAGAGCAACTGATGTCCTATCTGAAGGGGTGGAAACCTTCCTATAGGGCCGGCACCCACAGAAGTTACGCCAATCCCAGCATCGGCATGCTTGGATACATCACTGCAAAGGCGATGGGGCAGGGCTTCGATGACGCCATGCACAACACGCTTTTTTCTGCGCTCGGTCTCAAAAACACCTTCACCGTGGTGCCGAAAGCAAAGATGGACGACTATGCGCAGGGTTATAAAAAGAATGGTGACCCCGTCCGCCTGACACCCGGTGTCCTCTCTTCCGAGGCCTATGGTGTGAGATCGACGGCCGACGACATGATCCGCTTCGTCAACGCTAACATGGCGCTCGAAAAACTGGATGCAAAAATCCAGCAGGCAGTTACGGCTACCCACACCGGCTATTTCAGCGTCGGTCCCATGACGCAGGACATGGTATGGGAGCAATTTGCCTATCCGGTTTCGCTCAACACTTTGAGTGAGGCGAATTCGGGTGCACTGGTGAAGACCGTCCCGGTCACGGCAATCTCCCCGCCCATGGCGCCGCGAAAGGATGTGCTGATCAACAAGACCGGATCTACCAATGGTTTTGGTGCCTATGTCGCCTTCATTCCAGAGCGTAAGATCGGCATCGTCATCCTGGCCAATAAATTCTATCCCAATGTCGAGCGGGTTCGCGCCGCCTATGAGATATTGGCGGCTATCGAAAAAAGATAA
- the chrA gene encoding chromate efflux transporter codes for MESSARTVETEGRSLRHGTPGEVFAAFLKLGVTSFGGPIAHLGYFRDELVVRRKWIDETAYADLVALCQFLPGPASSQVGFALGLLRAGPLGALAAWTAFTLPSAILLVLFATVAASIDGPVGTGLLHGLKIVAVAVVAQAVWGMAKSLTPDRERASIALAAIVCVVFVAGAFGQVLALAVGAVAGLVFCRAEAAGQASHLSFGVPKTVGFVSLASFALLLVFLPLLAASDASQGLSLFDAFYRAGALVFGGGHVVLPLLQSEVVSNGWVTKDAFIAGYGATQAVPGPLFTFAAYLGAVVGPQPNGLAGAAIALVAIFLPGMLLLVGALPFWEGFRKRLLAQAAMRGANAAVVGILGAALYDPVWTSAIFTAKDFTLALAGFILLTVWKTPPWAVVLFCAAGGVLLAISSAA; via the coding sequence GTGGAATCGTCAGCGCGAACTGTAGAGACAGAGGGGCGCAGCCTCCGGCATGGCACACCGGGGGAGGTTTTTGCGGCGTTCCTGAAGCTCGGGGTTACGTCCTTTGGCGGTCCTATCGCGCATCTCGGCTATTTTCGCGATGAGCTGGTTGTCCGGCGCAAATGGATCGATGAGACCGCTTATGCCGATCTTGTGGCGCTCTGCCAGTTCCTGCCGGGGCCGGCCTCAAGCCAGGTCGGTTTTGCGCTGGGGCTGCTGAGGGCAGGGCCGCTCGGTGCCCTTGCAGCGTGGACGGCATTCACCCTGCCTTCGGCTATTCTGCTTGTTCTCTTCGCCACGGTTGCGGCTTCCATCGATGGACCTGTCGGGACGGGCTTGCTGCACGGCTTGAAGATCGTTGCCGTTGCCGTTGTGGCGCAGGCGGTCTGGGGTATGGCGAAAAGCCTCACGCCGGACCGGGAGCGCGCAAGCATCGCGCTTGCCGCGATTGTCTGCGTCGTCTTTGTCGCTGGCGCCTTCGGACAGGTGTTGGCGCTCGCTGTAGGTGCCGTCGCCGGTCTGGTCTTTTGTCGTGCAGAAGCCGCTGGGCAGGCGAGCCATCTCAGTTTCGGGGTGCCGAAAACTGTCGGCTTTGTCTCGCTTGCCAGTTTCGCTCTCCTTCTTGTTTTTCTGCCCCTGCTCGCGGCATCGGATGCATCGCAGGGCCTTTCCCTGTTTGATGCATTTTATCGGGCTGGCGCTCTGGTTTTCGGTGGCGGGCATGTGGTCCTGCCGCTGCTGCAATCGGAAGTCGTTTCAAACGGCTGGGTGACGAAAGATGCCTTTATCGCCGGTTACGGGGCGACCCAGGCCGTCCCCGGGCCGCTTTTCACCTTCGCGGCCTATCTCGGCGCGGTTGTCGGGCCGCAGCCGAATGGTCTGGCAGGTGCTGCCATTGCGCTTGTTGCGATCTTCCTGCCGGGTATGCTTCTGCTTGTCGGCGCGCTGCCATTCTGGGAGGGGTTTCGGAAGCGGCTGCTCGCGCAAGCGGCCATGCGTGGCGCAAACGCCGCCGTCGTCGGCATTCTCGGTGCTGCTCTCTATGATCCGGTGTGGACGAGTGCCATCTTTACGGCAAAGGATTTCACACTCGCGCTTGCCGGGTTCATCCTGCTGACGGTGTGGAAAACACCGCCATGGGCGGTGGTGTTGTTCTGTGCCGCCGGCGGCGTCCTGCTGGCTATCTCATCGGCTGCTTAG
- a CDS encoding aspartate/glutamate racemase family protein has translation MRVLVINPNTTQSMTATIADAANRIAGRDTEIVAVTSSMGPVSIEGYYDEVFAVPGLLLELAKAPQLGADAAIIACFDDTGLDAARALADIPVLGICEAAVSATAFIAQKFTVVTTMERSRLPVEHLVHRYGMSSRCNVRAADIPVLSLEDPGSNARERLREEIALAIRDDRAEAIVLGCAGMADLAAELREEFGVPVVDGVAAAVKQAESLVAMGLSTAKRGAYATPLAKPYRGLLEAFQPDRLSAMSAG, from the coding sequence ATGCGCGTTCTCGTCATCAATCCGAACACCACGCAGTCCATGACGGCAACAATTGCCGATGCCGCCAATCGGATCGCTGGCCGCGACACGGAAATCGTTGCCGTCACCTCTTCCATGGGCCCTGTTTCAATCGAGGGTTACTACGACGAGGTTTTTGCCGTCCCGGGCCTGTTGCTGGAACTCGCAAAGGCGCCGCAGCTTGGAGCCGATGCTGCGATCATTGCTTGCTTCGACGATACCGGGCTCGATGCGGCGCGCGCTCTGGCCGATATTCCCGTTCTCGGCATTTGCGAAGCCGCGGTGTCGGCGACCGCTTTCATCGCCCAGAAATTCACCGTCGTCACGACGATGGAGCGCTCAAGATTGCCCGTGGAACACCTTGTCCATCGATATGGCATGTCCTCGCGCTGCAATGTGAGGGCCGCGGATATTCCGGTGCTGTCGTTGGAAGATCCCGGCTCCAACGCGCGCGAAAGGTTGCGCGAGGAAATCGCGCTGGCGATCAGAGATGACAGGGCGGAAGCGATCGTGCTCGGTTGTGCCGGCATGGCTGACCTTGCCGCCGAATTGCGCGAGGAATTCGGCGTGCCTGTTGTCGATGGTGTCGCGGCAGCCGTCAAACAGGCGGAATCGCTGGTCGCCATGGGGCTTTCCACTGCCAAGCGCGGTGCCTATGCCACCCCGCTCGCCAAACCCTATCGTGGATTGTTGGAAGCCTTCCAGCCGGACAGGCTCTCGGCGATGTCGGCAGGTTGA
- a CDS encoding diguanylate cyclase domain-containing protein → MRSTQFRLVGSAVLLVAVLLIGLAAIPYFGVARLDREVRERQETLVSRNISIWISDVEFALTAWTIWDEAIAKVDNAFDLEWTDRNIGRSLIGTSRTRFVMIINGRGDIVYTKTDDEFQGRPFFARGPQMIAADARPLIDSVRDKEKAGRPAGIPQPIAFSKIEVIGDEAVLLSASLFQPDFSTTVPQGTHAPILVSAIPIAGSLQEFLGNRFLLDDATMGPAVNVSEGRAKVEVASGPNGQAQALSWRPATPAHDLLRQSLPLAVAVILVLVVVCTVAARISRRAIVSLVEAERRMRHAATHDFLTGLANRSMVSPEFGRMSKTGEVAVVCLDLDGFKAINDRHGHAAGDALLKEVAARLKAACRAGDSVFRLGGDEFALLMSDVSPAKAELFCRQLCLEISQPYFIQEKPVVIGASFGLSVVPAGETSCDAAFRNADEALYRAKNTLRYTPPTQQPESDHVRRVG, encoded by the coding sequence ATGCGCTCAACCCAATTCAGACTTGTAGGCTCCGCCGTCCTGCTCGTCGCGGTCCTTCTGATCGGTCTTGCCGCGATCCCGTACTTCGGGGTTGCCCGGCTAGACAGGGAAGTCCGCGAGCGTCAGGAGACGCTGGTATCCCGCAATATTTCGATCTGGATTTCCGACGTAGAGTTCGCTTTGACGGCCTGGACGATATGGGATGAGGCCATCGCCAAGGTCGACAATGCCTTCGATCTGGAATGGACTGACCGCAACATCGGCCGTTCGCTGATCGGGACGTCACGGACGCGCTTCGTCATGATCATCAACGGTCGCGGAGACATCGTCTACACTAAAACGGACGATGAATTCCAGGGCCGGCCCTTTTTCGCTCGCGGGCCGCAAATGATAGCCGCTGATGCGCGTCCGCTCATCGATTCCGTCAGAGACAAGGAAAAGGCCGGTCGCCCAGCCGGTATCCCTCAGCCGATCGCCTTCAGCAAGATCGAAGTGATTGGCGATGAAGCAGTGCTGCTGTCGGCAAGCCTGTTTCAGCCGGATTTCAGCACCACCGTTCCACAAGGTACACATGCCCCCATCCTCGTCTCAGCAATCCCTATCGCCGGCAGTCTTCAGGAATTCCTCGGTAATCGTTTCCTGCTCGACGACGCGACCATGGGACCCGCAGTGAACGTTTCCGAAGGGCGTGCGAAGGTGGAGGTGGCAAGCGGGCCGAACGGGCAGGCGCAGGCATTGTCCTGGCGTCCAGCGACGCCGGCACATGATCTGCTAAGGCAATCGCTGCCACTCGCAGTCGCCGTCATTCTGGTTCTCGTTGTCGTCTGTACGGTTGCGGCACGCATTTCACGGCGTGCCATCGTTTCTCTCGTCGAAGCCGAGCGCCGGATGAGGCATGCTGCCACGCATGATTTTCTGACTGGCCTCGCGAACCGATCGATGGTTTCCCCGGAATTCGGTCGAATGTCCAAAACCGGAGAGGTTGCCGTCGTTTGCCTTGATCTTGACGGTTTCAAAGCGATTAACGACCGCCATGGCCATGCAGCGGGTGACGCGTTGCTAAAGGAAGTCGCTGCACGTCTGAAAGCGGCCTGTCGTGCAGGAGACAGCGTCTTCAGACTTGGAGGTGACGAGTTTGCCCTCCTGATGTCAGACGTTTCTCCGGCGAAAGCCGAGTTGTTTTGCCGGCAACTCTGCTTGGAGATTTCCCAGCCTTATTTCATACAGGAAAAGCCCGTGGTTATCGGAGCGTCGTTCGGGCTCAGCGTCGTGCCTGCCGGCGAGACGAGCTGTGACGCTGCGTTTCGAAATGCCGATGAGGCGCTTTATCGCGCAAAAAATACGCTTCGATACACACCGCCTACCCAGCAACCGGAGAGCGACCACGTGCGGCGTGTTGGCTGA